One Cucumis sativus cultivar 9930 chromosome 1, Cucumber_9930_V3, whole genome shotgun sequence DNA segment encodes these proteins:
- the LOC101211152 gene encoding L-ascorbate oxidase homolog codes for MARLTLSLMLCLLSVAAMQTVRGEDPYFFFTWNVTYGTISPLGVPQQGILINGQFPGPNINSTTNNNLVINVFNNLDEPFLLHWSGIQHRKNSWQDGLLGTNCPIPPGTNFTYHFQVKDQIGSFFYYPSTAMHKAVGAFGGLRVNSRLLIPVPYADPEDDYTVLIGDWYTKSHSTLKKFLDSGRSIARPDGVLINGRIAKGDGTDEPLFTMKPEKTYKYRICNVGLKTSLNFRIQGHTMKLVEMEGSHTVQNVYQSLDVHVGQCFSVLVTADKDPKDYYMVASTRFTKNILVGKGIIRYTNGKAPASPEIPEAPRGWAWSLNQFRTFRWNLTASAARPNPQGSYHYGSINITRTIKIVNSATNVDGKLRYAINGVSHVDPETPLKLAEYFEVADKVFKYDTISDEGLSKTANIVTVAPNVLNATFRNFVEIVFENQEKSLQSWHLDGYSFFAVAVEPGRWSPEKRKNYNLLDAVSRHTIQVFPKSWAAILLTLDNAGMWNLRSELTENRYLGQQMYFSVQSPARSLRDEYNIPDNTLLCGLVKDMPLPPPYTI; via the exons ATGGCTAGGTTGACGTTGTCCTTGATGCTATGCCTGCTCTCAGTTGCAGCAATGCAAACCGTTAGGGGTGAAGAtccttatttcttcttcacgTGGAATGTCACTTATGGCACCATCTCTCCCTTGGGTGTTCCACAGCAAGGCATTCTCATCAACGGTCAATTCCCCGGACCTAATATCAACTCCACGACAAACAATAACCTAGTCATCAATGTTTTCAATAATCTCGATGAACCCTTCCTTCTACATTg GAGTGGTATTCAACATAGAAAGAACTCGTGGCAGGATGGACTACTTGGAACCAATTGCCCAATCCCACCAGGCACAAACTTTACTTATCATTTCCAAGTTAAGGATCAAATCGGAAGCTTCTTCTACTACCCATCAACTGCCATGCACAAAGCTGTAGGAGCCTTTGGCGGCCTTCGAGTGAACAGTCGTTTACTCATTCCCGTTCCTTATGCTGATCCCGAAGATGATTACACTGTGCTTATTGGTGACTGGTACACCAAAAGCCATTCCACTCTTAAGAAGTTCTTGGACAGTGGTCGCTCCATCGCTAGACCTGATGGGGTCCTAATTAACGGAAGGATTGCGAAGGGTGATGGAACTGATGAGCCACTCTTCACCATGAAACCTGAAAAGACTTACAAGTACCGAATATGCAACGTTGGACTAAAGACATCTCTTAACTTTAGGATCCAAGGCCACACCATGAAGTTGGTGGAAATGGAAGGCTCCCATACTGTCCAAAATGTTTACCAATCACTTGATGTCCATGTGGGACAATGTTTTTCCGTGCTAGTCACAGCCGACAAAGACCCTAAAGACTATTACATGGTTGCATCTACTCGATTCACTAAGAACATTCTTGTCGGTAAAGGAATTATTCGATACACCAATGGAAAGGCCCCTGCTTCTCCTGAAATTCCTGAGGCACCTAGGGGTTGGGCTTGGTCTCTCAATCAATTTCGTACCTTTCGTTGGAACCTCACTGCCAGTGCTGCTAGGCCCAATCCTCAAGGCTCGTATCACTATGGTTCTATCAACATTACTCGCACCATCAAGATAGTCAATTCTGCCACTAACGTTGATGGTAAGTTGAGATATGCCATCAATGGAGTCTCTCATGTCGATCCTGAAACTCCATTGAAGCTTGCAGAATATTTCGAAGTTGCTGATAAGGTCTTCAAGTATGATACAATTTCTGATGAAGGATTGTCAAAAACCGCAAACATTGTGACTGTTGCTCCTAATGTTTTGAATGCAACTTTTCGCAACTTTGTAGAGATTGTATTTGAGAACCAGGAAAAGAGCCTCCAGTCATGGCACTTAGATGGCTACTCCTTCTTTGCTGTTGC CGTTGAGCCTGGGAGATGGTCTCCGGAGAAGCGAAAGAATTACAATCTTCTAGACGCTGTGAGCAGACATACAATCCAAGTTTTTCCTAAATCATGGGCAGCTATTCTTCTTACGTTAGACAATGCTGGAATGTGGAACTTGAGGTCTGAGCTGACAGAAAATCGTTACTTGGGACAACAGATGTACTTTAGTGTTCAATCACCTGCTCGCTCCCTCAGAGACGAATACAACATCCCCGATAACACTTTGCTTTGCGGTTTGGTCAAAGACATGCCATTGCCTCCTCCATATACCATCTGA